A genomic stretch from Pristiophorus japonicus isolate sPriJap1 chromosome 6, sPriJap1.hap1, whole genome shotgun sequence includes:
- the zic1 gene encoding zinc finger protein ZIC 1 produces MLLDAGPQYPTLGVTTFGSSRHHSTGDVNDREVGLGINPFADGMGAFKISPSTHDLASGQTAFTSQAPGYAAALGHHPSHVSSYSSAAFNSTRDFLFRNRGFGEAAAASAGHSLFASAAAAGSFAGPHGHTDAAGHLLFPGLHEQATTHASPNAHVMNGQMRLGFSGDMYGRADQYSQVTSPRSDHYASTQLHSYGPMNMNMAAHHGAGAFFRYMRQPIKQELICKWVEPEQLTNPKKSCNKTFSTMHELVTHVTVEHVGGPEQSNHICFWEECPREGKPFKAKYKLVNHIRVHTGEKPFPCPFPGCGKVFARSENLKIHKRTHTGEKPFKCEFEGCDRRFANSSDRKKHMHVHTSDKPYLCKMCDKSYTHPSSLRKHMKVHEASSQGSQPSPAASSGYESSTPPTIVSPSTENQTNSSMSPTSSAIHHTSNHSTLSSNFNEWYV; encoded by the exons ATGCTTCTGGACGCTGGACCTCAGTATCCTACTCTAGGAGTGACTACCTTCGGATCATCCCGACATCACTCAACAGGCGATGTCAACGACCGAGAAGTGGGGCTGGGGATAAATCCTTTCGCTGACGGGATGGGTGCTTTTAAAATCAGCCCCAGCACTCACGATCTCGCATCGGGTCAAACTGCCTTCACGTCGCAGGCTCCAGGCTACGCCGCGGCTCTGGGTCACCATCCCAGCCATGTGAGTTCGTACAGTAGCGCGGCGTTCAACTCGACCCGGGACTTTTTGTTTCGCAATCGGGGCTTTGGGGAAGCGGCAGCAGCCAGCGCCGGGCACAGCCTGTTCGCTTCGGCGGCGGCTGCGGGCAGTTTTGCGGGACCCCATGGACATACTGACGCTGCGGGGCACCTACTCTTCCCGGGGCTTCACGAGCAGGCGACGACCCACGCTTCTCCCAATGCACATGTAATGAACGGCCAAATGCGCCTAGGCTTTTCTGGGGACATGTACGGCAGAGCAGATCAATACAGCCAGGTCACTAGTCCCAGATCGGACCACTACGCCTCGACCCAGCTACACAGCTATGGCCCCATGAACATGAACATGGCGGCCCACCATGGGGCCGGGGCCTTCTTTCGTTATATGAGGCAGCCTATTAAGCAAGAACTCATATGTAAATGGGTAGAGCCCGAACAGTTGACGAATCCTAAAAAATCCTGCAACAAAACTTTTAGCACGATGCACGAACTGGTTACTCACGTAACAGTGGAACACGTTGGGGGACCAGAGCAGTCCAACCATATCTGCTTCTGGGAAGAGTGTCCAAGAGAGGGAAAGCCTTTCAAAGCCAAATATAAACTTGTAAATCACATCAGAGTCCACACTGGCGAGAAACCATTCCCCTGTCCATTCCCTGGCTGCGGCAAAGTCTTTGCCAGATCAGAAAATCTCAAGATCCACAAAAGAACTCACACAG GCGAGAAGCCGTTCAAGTGTGAGTTCGAAGGGTGCGACAGGCGTTTTGCTAACAGCAGCGATCGCAAAAAGCACATGCACGTGCACACTTCTGACAAGCCGTACCTCTGCAAAATGTGTGACAAGTCCTATACCCATCCCAGCTCGCTACGGAAACACATGAAG GTCCACGAAGCATCCTCTCAAGGGTCACAGCCTTCTCCTGCGGCAAGTTCTGGCTACGAGTCCTCAACACCCCCCACCATCGTGTCGCCCTCCACAGAAAACCAGACCAACAGTTCAATGTCCCCAACATCTTCTGCAATCCACCACACATCCAACCACAGCACGCTTTCATCGAACTTTAACGAATGGTACGTTTAA